A region of the Mesoterricola sediminis genome:
GTGGACATCGTGCTCAATCCCCTGGGCGTGCCCTCCCGCATGAACATCGGCCAGGTGCTCGAGTGCCACCTGGGCTGGGCCGGCAAGGTCCTCGGCGTCCACTTCGCGACCCCCGTCTTCGACGGCGCCCGCGAGACGGACATCAAGGAATGGCTGGTCAAGGCCTGGGAGAAGAACGGGAAGGTCGGTCCGGACGTCACCGGCAAGACCATCCTCTTCGACGGCATGACCGGCGAGCCCTACGAGCAGCCCGTGAACGTGGGCTGCGTCTACATGCTCAAGCTGCACCACCTCGTGGACAACAAGATCCACGCCCGGAGCATCGGACCCTACTCGCTGATCACGCAGCAGCCCCTGGGCGGCAAGGCCCAGTTCGGCGGCCAGCGCTTCGGCGAGATGGAAGTGTGGGCCCTCGAGGCCTACGGCGCCGCCCACGTGCTCCAGGAGCTGCTGACGTACAAGTCCGACGACATGCATGGCCGCACCCAGATCTACCAGGCCATCATCAAGGGCGAGACGATCAAGGATCCGGGCCTCCCCGAAAGCTTCAACGTCGTGAAGAAGGAGCTCAACGCGCTCTGCATCGAGGTTGAGATGCTGACCAGGGAGCAGCTCGAACCTCTCCAGGACGTCGAGGAGCCGGCCTTCACCATCGAAGGCTAGCCCCACGCGATCCCTGCTGAAACCGACACGAACTAGAGAGGTCTGATATGTATCCCGAGCAGCAGAACATCAACGCCTATGAATGCATCCGGGTCACCCTGGCTTCGCCGGACGTGATCCGCTCCTGGTCGCGCGGCGAGGTCACCAAGCCCGAGACCATCAACTACCGCTCCCTCAAGCCCGAGCGCGACGGCCTCTTCTGCGCGCGCATCTTCGGCCCCGTGAACGACTGGGAATGCCTGTGCGGCAAGTACAAGCGCCAGAAGTTCAAAGGCGTCATCTGCGACAAGTGCGGCGTCGAAGTCACCAAGAAGGCTGTCCGCCGCGAGCGCATGGGCCACATCGCCCTGGCCTCGCCCGTGAGCCACGTCTGGTTCTTCAAGGGCGTCCCCAGCCGCATCGGCTACCTCCTGGACATCCCCCTCAAGGACCTGGAGCGCGTGCTCTACTTCGAGGCCTACGCGGTCATCGATCCCGGCACGACTCCCCTGAAGGCCAAGGAGATCCTGGCCGAGGACAAGTACCGGGAGTACAAGGCCGAGTACGGCGAGGGCTTCCGCGCCCAGATGGGCGCCGAGGCGATCAAGGAGCTCCTGAAGCACGTTGACGTCGAGGCCCTGGCCATCGAGCTCCGCCACCTGATGAAGCAGGAGACCTCCAGCCAGAAGCGCGTGAAGATCGCCAAGCGCCTCAAGGTCACCGAGGCCTTCAAGCGCAGCGGCAACAAGCCCGAGTGGATGATCCTGGACGTGGTCCCCGTGCTGCCCCCCGAGCTGCGCCCCCTGGTGCCCCTCGACGGCGGCCGTTTCGCCACCTCCGACCTGAACGACCTCTACCGCCGCGTCATCAACCGGAACAACCGCCTGAAGAAGCTCCTCGAGCTGCGCGCCCCCGAAGTCATCGTGCGCAACGAGAAGCGCATGCTCCAGGAGGCCGTGGACGCCCTCTTCGAGAACGGCAAGCGCGGGCGCCTCCTGCGCGGCGTCTCCAACCGCCCCCTGAAGTCCCTCAGCGACGCCCTCAAGGGCAAGCAGGGCCGGTTCCGCCAGAACCTGCTCGGCAAGCGCGTCGACTACTCCGGCCGTTCCGTCATCGTCGTGGGTCCCGACCTCAAGCTGCACCAGTGCGGCCTGCCCAAGAAGATGGCCCTCGAGCTCTTCAAGCCCTTCATCTTCAACCGCCTGGAGCACAAGGGCCACGCGGCCACCATCCGCCAGGCCAAGGAGATGGTGGAGCAGGGCGTTCCGGAAGTCTGGGACGTCCTCGACGAGGTGATCCAGAACCACCCCGTCATGCTCAACCGCGCCCCGACCCTCCACCGCCTCGGCATCCAGGCCTTCCAGCCCGTCCTGGTGGAAGGCAAGGCCATCCGCCTGCACCCCCTCGTCTGCACCGCCTTCAACGCCGACTTCGACGGCGACCAGATGGCCGTGCACGTCCCCCTGAGCCCCATGGCCCAGATCGAGGCCCGGGTGCTGATGATGTCCACCCAGAACATCCTCAACCCCGCCAACGGCCGTCCCAACGTGGTGCCCTCCCAGGACATCGTGCTCGGCGGCTACTACCTCACCAAGAAGCGCAAGGACCGCAAGGGCCAGGGCATGGTCTTCGCGACCATGAACGAGGTCGTCGCGGCCCACGAGGCCAAGGTTGTCGACACCCACGCCATCATCCAGCTCCGCTACGAGGGCGAGATGGTGGACACCGAGGCCTGGCACAAGAAGGATCCCAAGAAGCACTCCGAGCAGGAGGTCTTCGAGTGCCCCAGCCATGAGGTGAAGCGCGAGCTCATCACCACCACGGTCGGGCGCGTGATCTTCAACCGCGCCATGCCGCAGGGCCTGCCCTACATCAACGGCCTCCTGAAGAAGGAGGGCCTCCTGAGCCTGGTGAACCGCGCCTACAAGATCAACGGGCCCGAGCTCACCATCAAGCTGCTGGACGCCATGAAGGACATCGGCTTCCTCTGGGCCATGAAGGCCGGCGTCTCGGTGGGCATCGACGACATCGTCGTCCCCGACACCAAGAGCGCCCTCCTGAAGGCCGCCAGCGACGAGGTCCGCGGGATCGAGCACGAGTACTACCACGAGGGCAAGCTGGACGCCGCCACCCGCTACAACCGGATCCTGGAAGTCTGGGGCCGCACCTCCGAGCAGGTGGCCTCCGACATGATGAAGGAGCTGGAGAAGCGGAACGAGACCGGCAAGTACCTCAACTCGATCTACATCATGGCCGATTCCGGCGCCCGCGGTTCCAAGACCCAGATCCGCCAGGTGGCCGGCATGCGCGGCCTGATGGCCAAGCCCTCCGGCGACATCATCGAGACGCCCATCACCTCCAACTTCAAGGAGGGGCTGAGCGTGCTGCAGTACTTCACCTCGACCCACGGCGCCCGCAAGGGCCTCGCCGACACCGCCCTCAAGACCGCCGACTCCGGCTACCTCACCCGCAAGCTGGTGGACGTGGCCCAGGACGTGATCATCAACGAGGACGACTGCGGCACCCTCGACGGCATCGTCGTCAAGGCCATCGTCAACAGCGACGGGACCATCCGTTCCCGCCTCCGCGACCGCATCATGGGCCGCGTGGTGTTGGACGACGTCCTGGATCCCTATTCCAAGGCCGTCATCGTCCCCGCCGGCACCCTCCTCACCGAGGAGCTGGCCTTCCACATCGAGACCTCCGGCATCACGTCCGTGAAGATCCGCTCGGTGCTCACCTGCGAGGCCCGGCGCGGCGTCTGCGCCCGCTGCTACGGCCTGAACCTCTCCACCGGCCGCCTGGTCGACATGGGCGAGGCCGTGGGCGTCATCGCCGCCCAGTCCATCGGTGAACCCGGCACCCAGCTGACCATGCGGACCTTCCACGTGGGCGGCGCCGCGAGCCGGACCTCCGAGAAGTCCACCCACGAGGCCCAGATCAAGGGCGTCGTGAAGCTGGACGGCATCCGCTACGTCGAGAAGCCCGGGACCGAGACCACCGAACTCATCGCCATCAGCCGTTCCGGCAACATCCTCGTGGTGGATGCCAGCGGCAACGAGCGCGAGCGCTACAAGGTCGCCCCCGGCGCCATCATCCGCGTTCGGGACGGCGAGGAGGTCGAGCCCAAGACCGTCCTGGCCGAGTGGGATCCCTACAACGACTACCTGATCTCCGAGAAGGCCGGCATCGTCGACTTCAAGGAATTCGAGCTGAACGCCAGCTACCAGGAAGAGAAGGACCAGATCACCGGCCGCTTCCGCAAGCGCGTCATCGATCCCACCGACGACAAGCTGCACCCCCACATCAACATCAAGGGGGACAACCACAAGGTCATGCAGCGCTACAACATCCCCACCGGCGCCTACGTCGAAGTGGAGGATGGCCAGGAAGTCCAGCCCGGCGACGTGCTGGCCAAGACCCCCCGGCAGCAGGCCAAGACCTCCGACATCACCGGCGGTCTGCCCCGCGTCACCGAGCTCTTCGAGGGCCGCAAGCCCAAGGACCCGGCCATCATCAGCAAGATCACCGGCATCGTGAAGTACGGGAACCGCGTCCGCGGCAACCAGAAGGTGATCGTCGAGAACGAGGCCGGGGACCGCGAGGAGTACCTGATCCCCCGCGGCAAGCACATCCAGGTGCAGGACGGCGACGAGATCACGGCGGGCGAAAAGCTCACCGAAGGTGCCGTCAGCCCCCACGACATCCTGGAGATCCAGGGCGACAAGGCCCTCCAGGCCTTCCTGCTCAACGAGGTCCAGGAGGTCTACCGGGCCCAGGGCGTGACCATCAACGACAAGCACATCGAGACCATCATCCGCCAGATGATGCGCTGGGTGCAGATCACCGACGTGGGCGACACCCCGCTGATCGTCGATGAGAAGGTGGACAAGCACCGGTTCAAGGAGATCAACGAACAGGCCCTCAAGGACGGCGGCGCCCCCGCCACCTGCGAGCCCCAGCTCCTCGGCATCACGAAGGCCGCCCTCACCAGCGAGTCCTTCATCTCCGCCGCCTCCTTCCAGGAAACCACCCGCGTCCTCACCGAGGCCGCCCTCGAGGGCCGCGTGGACTACCTCCGCGGCCTGAAGGAGAACGTCATCCTGGGCCGGCTCATTCCCGCCGGCACCGGCATGCAGCTCTACCGGAACCTCGAGACCGAGGAAGGCCAGTATCCCGAAGTCTCCGACCAGGACGCCCTGGGCCTCGACGACTTCGACGACGAGTACAGCCGCATGGCCCAGCACGTCGAGGAACTGCAAGGCATGAGCGAGGTCGAGGGCGAGGAGCTCTAGCGCTCGGAGGAATGTTGGCGGCAGCGGCATCGCGTGATGCTTCTGCCGTCAATTTCCTGTTAAGATCGCTGGAAACATGGAGGAAGCCCCTGGGTTCAGGGCCGGAAGGCTGCCCGGGCTTCAGCGGGGAGAAATGCGCATGCCATCATGGCTTACCAAGCTGATTGGCCCGTTGAAATGGGCCCTCGTGACTGCTGTGGTGGTCGCTGCCGGGTCCATTTTCATCCCGAATCGCTACGCATCGGTGGGTCGCATCCTGCCAGCTGACGGGCGTTCCCTCTCCTCTGGGCTCGGCGGCCTTGCGGCAACCGCGGCAACGTTCGGCATCAGCATTCCAGGTTCGGAAGGGGCGGATGCCAACTTCGTGGATATCCTCCAGAGTCGGTGGATGAGTGAGCGTCTGCTTCTTACACGGTTTTCTTTCCGGGCAAGATCCTGGCGGTTCGGACGCGAAGTCGAGAAGGATATGACCCTCTACGACTTTCTAGACTCCAAGAACATCGATAGAGCTGTCGTGCGCTTTGGGAAGGTTCTGAGTTGTTCCAAAGACGCAAAATCCAAGGTTGTGACGATTAGGGTTGAAACGAAATCCCCCTCCCTGTCTCAAGCGGTCCTCCAGCAGAGCGTGAAACTCCTCGAGCAGTTCGTGCAGGAAAAGGGCCGGACGAAGGGTGGAGCGAAGGCCCTCTTCGCTGAAGGCCGCCTCGGTGAAGCACGGAAGGAAATGGACGCGACGGAAGGTGAGTTCCGCCGGTTTCTCGACGCCAACCGTAACTACCTGGTCAGTTCCGACCCCGCGATCCGGTTGAGAGGGCTTAGGCTGGAGGCCGAATACAAGCTGCGCCAACAGATCGTCACCACGCTGGCCCTCAGCCGCGAACAGGCGTTGATGGAGGAGAAGAACGATATCCCCGTCATCAACGTGCTGGATCCGGGGAACCTGCCGATTGAAAAGGCTGGCCCCAATCGGGCTGGTTTCGTCGTGGGCGCATTCCTGGCCAGCCTCGCGCTCCTTGTCGCGTGGCAATTCCGAGCGACCCTCAGGGAGATGCTGGCGGTGCAGCCTTGAGGGCGCGTGCGCATCGGTCCCGCGTCAGTTTTCTGCGATGAATCAACTCAGTCGGAGGCGTTCGTAACATGTTCAAAGACAAAGTCCTGCTTATCACCGGGGGTACTGGGTCGTTCGGGAATGCGGTCCTGAACCGGTTCCTGGACTCTGATATCGGCGAGATCCGGATCTTCAGCCGAGATGAAAAGAAACAGGATGACATGCGGCATCGCTACAAGAACCCGAAGGTCAAGTTCCACATCGGAGATGTCCGGAACTACCAGAGTGTTCATTCGGCGATGCGGGGTGTGGACTATGTATTCAGCGCCGCCGCGCTGAAGCAGGTCCCCTCCTGCGAGTTCTACCCGGTGGAGGCGGTCCGGACCAATGTGCTTGGAACGGAAAATACCCTTCGGGCCGCAGTGGAACTTGGCGTGAAGAAGGTCGTGGTCCTCAGCACGGACAAGGCGGTCTACCCCATCAATGCCATGGGGATGAGCAAGGCGCTGATGGAGAAGGTGACCATCGCGATGGGCCGGAATGTCGACCACGAGCGGACGATGATGTGCAACACCCGGTATGGAAACGTGATGGCCAGCAGGGGGTCCGTGATCCCACTGTTTGCCAAGCAGATCCTAAGTGGAAGCCCCATCACGATCACCGACCCGGAGATGACGCGGTTCATGATGTCCCTTCCGGACGCCGTTGACCTGGTGCTGTTCGCATTCACCCATGGCGAGCAGGGAGACACCTTCGTTCAGAAGGCCCCCGCGGCGACCATTCTCGTTCTCGCCGAGGCGATGAAGCGTATCTTTAACGCCCAGAATGAAATCCGAATTCTGGGGACCCGGCACGGCGAGAAGAAGCACGAATGCCTTGTCAATCGGGAAGAGATGGCGCGCGCGGAGGACCTGAAGGATTATTTCTGCATCAAGGCCGACAGCCGCGACCTCAATTACAACAAATTCTTCGAGCAGGGCGAGACCTCCATTTCGCTGGGGGCCGATTACACTTCCGAAAACACCCAGCGGCTTGATGTGGATGGGATGGTGAACATGCTCTTGAAGCTGAAGTACATCCAGGATCTGCTCGCGACGGGTCAGGCAGAGGACGTCGGATGACTGGGCCGGGCAAACGGGGAGCGCACGTATGAATGTCGTGGTGCTGGGCGGCTCGGGGATGCTCGGGTCCATGGTCGTGGATGTCTTGCGCCAGGATCCCGAACTGAAACTGTGTGTCACTTCCCGGGATGGGCGTCAGGATTGCATCCCTGACGGCATCCAGGTCCACGCGCTTGATGCCTCCGTGGCGACGAAGGAAGAGATTGCAGCAGTGCTTGACGGAGCCGGGTGGGCCATCAATTGCATCGGAGTGATCAAGCACCTGATCAACGACGCGAACGCTGCGGATGTCGAGCGGGCCATTCGAGTCAATTCCCTGTTCCCCCACAACCTCGCCGCCGCCGCCGCCATGGTGGGCTGCAAGGTCCTTCAGATTGCGACGGATTGCGTGTTCTCGGGGGAAAAGGGCGGGTACATCGAAACGGATCCCCATGACGCCCTGGACGCATATGGGAAATCAAAGAGTTTGGGCGAAGTGTCCGCTGATGGCTTCTACAACCTCCGGTGTTCGATCATTGGACCTGAACTCCGGGAGTACCGTTCCCTGCTTGAGTGGTTCTTGAGGCAACCGTCAGGGGCCGCCGTGACCGGCTTCACGAATCATCTCTGGAATGGGGTCACCACGCTTCATTTCGCCAAGATCTGCA
Encoded here:
- the rpoC gene encoding DNA-directed RNA polymerase subunit beta', producing MYPEQQNINAYECIRVTLASPDVIRSWSRGEVTKPETINYRSLKPERDGLFCARIFGPVNDWECLCGKYKRQKFKGVICDKCGVEVTKKAVRRERMGHIALASPVSHVWFFKGVPSRIGYLLDIPLKDLERVLYFEAYAVIDPGTTPLKAKEILAEDKYREYKAEYGEGFRAQMGAEAIKELLKHVDVEALAIELRHLMKQETSSQKRVKIAKRLKVTEAFKRSGNKPEWMILDVVPVLPPELRPLVPLDGGRFATSDLNDLYRRVINRNNRLKKLLELRAPEVIVRNEKRMLQEAVDALFENGKRGRLLRGVSNRPLKSLSDALKGKQGRFRQNLLGKRVDYSGRSVIVVGPDLKLHQCGLPKKMALELFKPFIFNRLEHKGHAATIRQAKEMVEQGVPEVWDVLDEVIQNHPVMLNRAPTLHRLGIQAFQPVLVEGKAIRLHPLVCTAFNADFDGDQMAVHVPLSPMAQIEARVLMMSTQNILNPANGRPNVVPSQDIVLGGYYLTKKRKDRKGQGMVFATMNEVVAAHEAKVVDTHAIIQLRYEGEMVDTEAWHKKDPKKHSEQEVFECPSHEVKRELITTTVGRVIFNRAMPQGLPYINGLLKKEGLLSLVNRAYKINGPELTIKLLDAMKDIGFLWAMKAGVSVGIDDIVVPDTKSALLKAASDEVRGIEHEYYHEGKLDAATRYNRILEVWGRTSEQVASDMMKELEKRNETGKYLNSIYIMADSGARGSKTQIRQVAGMRGLMAKPSGDIIETPITSNFKEGLSVLQYFTSTHGARKGLADTALKTADSGYLTRKLVDVAQDVIINEDDCGTLDGIVVKAIVNSDGTIRSRLRDRIMGRVVLDDVLDPYSKAVIVPAGTLLTEELAFHIETSGITSVKIRSVLTCEARRGVCARCYGLNLSTGRLVDMGEAVGVIAAQSIGEPGTQLTMRTFHVGGAASRTSEKSTHEAQIKGVVKLDGIRYVEKPGTETTELIAISRSGNILVVDASGNERERYKVAPGAIIRVRDGEEVEPKTVLAEWDPYNDYLISEKAGIVDFKEFELNASYQEEKDQITGRFRKRVIDPTDDKLHPHINIKGDNHKVMQRYNIPTGAYVEVEDGQEVQPGDVLAKTPRQQAKTSDITGGLPRVTELFEGRKPKDPAIISKITGIVKYGNRVRGNQKVIVENEAGDREEYLIPRGKHIQVQDGDEITAGEKLTEGAVSPHDILEIQGDKALQAFLLNEVQEVYRAQGVTINDKHIETIIRQMMRWVQITDVGDTPLIVDEKVDKHRFKEINEQALKDGGAPATCEPQLLGITKAALTSESFISAASFQETTRVLTEAALEGRVDYLRGLKENVILGRLIPAGTGMQLYRNLETEEGQYPEVSDQDALGLDDFDDEYSRMAQHVEELQGMSEVEGEEL
- a CDS encoding polysaccharide biosynthesis protein; translated protein: MFKDKVLLITGGTGSFGNAVLNRFLDSDIGEIRIFSRDEKKQDDMRHRYKNPKVKFHIGDVRNYQSVHSAMRGVDYVFSAAALKQVPSCEFYPVEAVRTNVLGTENTLRAAVELGVKKVVVLSTDKAVYPINAMGMSKALMEKVTIAMGRNVDHERTMMCNTRYGNVMASRGSVIPLFAKQILSGSPITITDPEMTRFMMSLPDAVDLVLFAFTHGEQGDTFVQKAPAATILVLAEAMKRIFNAQNEIRILGTRHGEKKHECLVNREEMARAEDLKDYFCIKADSRDLNYNKFFEQGETSISLGADYTSENTQRLDVDGMVNMLLKLKYIQDLLATGQAEDVG
- a CDS encoding sugar nucleotide-binding protein, which translates into the protein MNVVVLGGSGMLGSMVVDVLRQDPELKLCVTSRDGRQDCIPDGIQVHALDASVATKEEIAAVLDGAGWAINCIGVIKHLINDANAADVERAIRVNSLFPHNLAAAAAMVGCKVLQIATDCVFSGEKGGYIETDPHDALDAYGKSKSLGEVSADGFYNLRCSIIGPELREYRSLLEWFLRQPSGAAVTGFTNHLWNGVTTLHFAKICRGVIRNSLALPRLAHVIPGDVLSKGDLLSAFAVAFGRKDLVITPKAVQHAVDRSLGTLDASLNLRLWQAGGYVVPPTLGQMVDELAGYRMLLQGGRS